The genomic interval TGCAGCTGCTGGCCGATGGCGAGGTGGTGATGGCGACCGGCTATAACGGCCGCTTCTTCGACGCCATGGTCGGCGAGGGCAAGCCCTTCGAGATCATCTGGGACGGGCAATACATGGACATGGACATGTTCGTCATTCCCAAGGGCTCGCCCAATCCCGAGGCGGCGCTGGAATACCTGAAATTCGCCACCGCCACCGAACAGCTGGCCAATCAGGCGAAATACATCGCCTATGGCCCGTCGCGGCAAAGCTCGGCGGCGCTGGTCGGGCTGTATCAGGACGGCAAGACCGAGATGGGGCCGCATATGCCGACCAATCCCGAATACATGCAGACCGCGGTCATGGACGACCCGGAATTCTGGGCCGACCACTCGGCCGAGCTGGCCGAGCGTTTCAACGGCTGGCTCGCCAACTGACCTCTGAATCGTGCCGCGGCCCGCTGGTTCGGGCCGCGGCTTCCGACCAAGGATTGCCTGACGAAGGACCCAGATGGCCAAAGCCCTTGACCCCCATGCCGCGATCGTGACCGAGGCCGGCGGCCTCGACGAAGGCGGAACGCTGAGAACCGCCGACGGCCGTCCGCTGAAGTCTGCGCTTGCGCGCAGCTCGCGCCGGGCGCGGCGGCGCGCCTTCCTGCTGGTGCTGCCGCTTTTGCTGTTCGTCCTGATCACCTTCGTGATGCCGATCGGGCAGATGCTGCAGCGGTCGGTCAAGAACGAAGGCTTTTCGGCCAACATGCCGCAGCTGACCGCCTGGTTCCACGACAACCCGCGCGGCACCGAGCCCGACGATGCCGCCTGGGCGGCGCTGGCCGCCGACCTGACCGCCGCCGCCCAGGCGCGCACCGTGGGCGTGGTCGGCACTCGCATCAATTACGACATGCCGGGCACGCGTTCGTTGTTCACTTCGGCCGGGCGGCAGGCGCGCGGCGGCATCGAGCCGCCCTATCGCGAGGCGATCCTGGACATGGACGCCAGATGGGGCAACCCGCGGCTGTGGTCGGTGATGCGCGAGGCTTCCTCGCCCTATACCACCAACTTCTACCTCGCGGCGGTGGACCGCACCCGGGACGAGCAGGGCAACATCACCGCCGCCCCGGCGCAGCAGCAGATCTACGGCAAGCTGTTCCTGCGCACCTTCTGGCTGTCTCTGGTCATCACCTTCACCACCTTCCTGCTGGGCTTTCCGATCGCGCATCTGCTGGCCACCCTGCCGATGCGGCAGTCGAACCTGCTGATGATCCTGGTGCTGCTGCCGTTCTGGACCTCGCTTCTCGTCAGGACCAC from Paracoccus sp. MA carries:
- a CDS encoding ABC transporter permease; translated protein: MAKALDPHAAIVTEAGGLDEGGTLRTADGRPLKSALARSSRRARRRAFLLVLPLLLFVLITFVMPIGQMLQRSVKNEGFSANMPQLTAWFHDNPRGTEPDDAAWAALAADLTAAAQARTVGVVGTRINYDMPGTRSLFTSAGRQARGGIEPPYREAILDMDARWGNPRLWSVMREASSPYTTNFYLAAVDRTRDEQGNITAAPAQQQIYGKLFLRTFWLSLVITFTTFLLGFPIAHLLATLPMRQSNLLMILVLLPFWTSLLVRTTAWIVLLQQQGVVNDVLVWLGVIGNNQRLQMIFNQTGTIIAMTHILLPFMILPLYSVMRTINPSYVRAARSLGATSWTAFRRIYFPQTLPGLGAGALLVFILAVGYYITPALVGGSSGQLISNMIAMHMTQTLNWSMAAALAALLLGGVLILYWVYDRLVGIDNLKLG